A single window of Streptomyces xanthii DNA harbors:
- a CDS encoding oxidoreductase, which translates to MVDDVTTGNGDVPDGLTATEVGMWQAFRNGSVYDLRTGDLAVDDPHGGHAWGPERSVRARIVAWLLLSGPPALDGRVSSLKLQGVQITDVLDLSGGTIVPYVELKQCRFEKEVRVPEARFTTVRLVDCSVPRLEGARVHTEGDLHLPRCRFHNGMRLSDAHIGTDLLLNQAVVFRDRHGKSINADGMTVGQDLQAEMLETHGELSLRGAVVGVSLSLRGSRLSNTHGRRALNAPQLTVERTLYLTPAGVGNPIQTSGSTPARGTRVQRFECVGGVRLDDGRFGDAIDLDSARFTLESDQEVSLRRVQTPELRFRGERPQRGTVVLSGAKVVNLIDKATSWPGPGQLRVGGFVYENLIPSGTFPLSRRLDWLAAATAEYNPEPYERLATVLRNSGEDADAREVLLAKQRRRRETLPAAAKVWGYIQDWTVAYGYRPGRAAVWMAVLWAVSAVAFSHAAHPPIKDGEAPNWSAPLFALDLLLPVIDLGQTGYWQLRGGWQWVAAVLVLLGWILATTVAAGATRLLRRS; encoded by the coding sequence GTGGTCGACGACGTGACGACCGGCAACGGGGACGTGCCGGACGGACTGACCGCCACCGAGGTCGGCATGTGGCAGGCGTTCCGCAACGGGAGCGTGTACGACCTGCGGACCGGGGACCTGGCCGTGGACGATCCGCACGGGGGGCACGCCTGGGGGCCGGAGCGCAGTGTGCGGGCGCGGATCGTGGCCTGGCTGCTGCTGTCCGGGCCGCCCGCGCTCGACGGCCGGGTGTCCTCCCTCAAGCTCCAGGGGGTGCAGATCACCGATGTGCTCGATCTGTCGGGCGGCACGATCGTCCCGTACGTCGAGCTGAAGCAGTGCCGCTTCGAGAAGGAGGTGCGGGTCCCGGAGGCGCGGTTCACGACCGTGCGGCTCGTGGACTGCTCGGTGCCGCGTCTGGAGGGCGCCCGGGTGCACACCGAGGGCGATCTGCACCTGCCGCGCTGCCGGTTCCACAACGGGATGCGGCTCTCGGACGCGCACATCGGCACGGATCTCCTCCTGAACCAGGCGGTGGTGTTCCGCGACCGGCACGGCAAGTCGATCAACGCGGACGGGATGACGGTCGGCCAGGACCTCCAGGCGGAGATGCTGGAGACGCACGGCGAGCTGAGCCTGCGCGGCGCGGTGGTCGGGGTGTCGCTCTCGCTGCGCGGCAGCCGGCTGAGCAACACCCATGGGCGGCGCGCCCTGAACGCACCGCAGCTGACCGTCGAGCGCACCCTCTACCTGACCCCGGCCGGGGTCGGCAATCCGATCCAGACCAGCGGCTCGACCCCCGCCCGCGGCACGCGCGTGCAGCGCTTCGAGTGCGTGGGCGGGGTCCGGCTCGACGACGGCCGGTTCGGCGACGCCATCGACCTGGACTCGGCGCGCTTCACGCTGGAGAGCGACCAGGAGGTCTCGCTGCGCCGCGTGCAGACCCCGGAGCTGCGCTTCCGCGGGGAGCGGCCGCAGCGCGGGACGGTCGTGCTGTCCGGCGCGAAGGTCGTCAACCTGATCGACAAGGCGACCAGCTGGCCCGGCCCCGGCCAGCTGCGCGTGGGCGGCTTCGTCTACGAGAACCTGATCCCGTCCGGCACCTTCCCGCTCTCCCGCCGCCTGGACTGGCTGGCGGCCGCGACCGCGGAGTACAACCCGGAGCCGTACGAGCGGCTCGCCACGGTGCTGCGCAACAGCGGCGAGGACGCGGACGCCCGTGAGGTGCTGCTCGCCAAGCAGCGCCGCCGCCGCGAGACGCTGCCGGCCGCGGCGAAGGTGTGGGGCTACATCCAGGACTGGACGGTGGCGTACGGGTACCGGCCCGGGCGCGCCGCGGTGTGGATGGCGGTGCTCTGGGCGGTCAGCGCGGTCGCCTTCAGCCATGCCGCGCACCCTCCGATCAAGGACGGCGAGGCGCCGAACTGGAGCGCTCCGCTGTTCGCCCTCGACCTGCTCCTGCCGGTGATCGATCTCGGCCAGACGGGATACTGGCAGCTGCGGGGCGGCTGGCAGTGGGTGGCCGCGGTGCTCGTGCTGCTGGGCTGGATCCTGGCGACCACGGTCGCGGCGGGGGCGACGAGGCTGTTGCGCCGCAGTTGA
- the hisD gene encoding histidinol dehydrogenase produces the protein MISRIDLRGAALPEGQALRSLLPRADFDVTAALEKVRPICEDVHHRGDAALIEYAEKFDGVRMESVRVPAEALEKALADLDPAVRAALEESIRRARIVHREQRRSSHTTQVVPGGSVTEKWVPVERVGLYAPGGRSVYPSSVIMNAVPAQEAGVESIALASPPQAEFGGLPHPTILAACALLGVDEVYAVGGAQAVAMYAYGTESCAPANMVTGPGNIWVAAAKRYFTGLIGIDTEAGPTEIAVLADATADPVHVASDLISQAEHDPLAAAVLVTDDEALAAAVERELEPQVAATKHVEDRIKPALAGRQSAIVLVDSLEDGLKVVDAYGAEHLEIQTENASEIAGRVRNAGAIFVGPWAPVSLGDYAAGSNHVLPTGGCACHSSGLSVQSFLRGIHIVDYTKDALAEVAHHVVTLAEAEDLPAHGAAIKARFEWKVPKNQ, from the coding sequence GTGATCTCTCGAATCGATCTGCGTGGCGCCGCCCTCCCCGAGGGCCAGGCCCTGCGCTCGCTGCTGCCCCGTGCCGACTTCGACGTCACGGCCGCCCTGGAGAAGGTGCGTCCGATCTGCGAGGACGTGCATCATCGTGGCGACGCGGCGCTGATCGAGTACGCGGAGAAATTCGACGGCGTGCGGATGGAGTCCGTACGCGTCCCGGCCGAGGCCCTCGAGAAGGCCCTCGCCGACCTCGACCCCGCCGTGCGCGCGGCCCTGGAGGAGTCCATCCGCCGGGCCCGGATCGTCCACCGCGAGCAGCGCCGATCCAGCCACACCACCCAGGTCGTCCCCGGCGGCTCCGTCACCGAGAAGTGGGTGCCGGTCGAGCGCGTTGGCCTGTACGCCCCGGGCGGCCGCTCCGTCTACCCGTCCTCCGTGATCATGAACGCGGTGCCGGCGCAGGAGGCGGGCGTCGAGTCGATCGCGCTCGCGTCCCCGCCGCAGGCCGAGTTCGGCGGTCTGCCGCACCCCACGATCCTCGCGGCCTGCGCCCTGCTCGGCGTCGACGAGGTGTACGCGGTCGGCGGCGCCCAGGCCGTCGCCATGTACGCGTACGGCACCGAGTCCTGCGCCCCGGCCAACATGGTGACCGGCCCCGGCAACATCTGGGTGGCCGCCGCCAAGCGCTACTTCACCGGTCTCATCGGCATCGACACCGAGGCGGGCCCGACCGAGATCGCGGTCCTCGCGGACGCCACGGCCGACCCCGTGCACGTCGCATCCGACCTGATCAGCCAGGCCGAGCACGACCCGCTGGCCGCCGCCGTCCTCGTCACCGACGACGAGGCGCTGGCCGCCGCCGTCGAGCGCGAGCTGGAGCCCCAGGTCGCCGCGACCAAGCACGTCGAGGACCGCATCAAGCCCGCGCTCGCCGGCCGGCAGTCCGCGATCGTCCTCGTCGACTCCCTCGAGGACGGCCTCAAGGTGGTCGACGCGTACGGCGCCGAGCACCTGGAGATCCAGACGGAGAACGCGTCGGAGATCGCCGGGCGCGTGCGCAACGCGGGCGCGATCTTCGTCGGCCCCTGGGCGCCGGTCTCGCTCGGCGACTACGCGGCGGGCTCCAACCACGTCCTGCCGACCGGCGGCTGCGCCTGCCACTCCTCCGGCCTGTCCGTCCAGTCCTTCCTGCGCGGCATCCACATCGTCGACTACACGAAGGACGCCCTCGCCGAGGTCGCCCACCACGTGGTGACGCTCGCCGAGGCCGAGGACCTGCCCGCCCACGGCGCGGCGATCAAGGCCCGCTTCGAGTGGAAGGTCCCGAAGAACCAGTGA
- a CDS encoding histidinol-phosphate transaminase yields MTRIDDLPVRDELRGKSPYGAPQLDVAVRLNTNENPYPLPEPLVQRIAERVADAARNLNRYPDRDAVELRTELARYLTRTTGYEVTYEQVWAANGSNEVLQQILQAFGGPGRTALGFEPSYSMHPLLARGTNTGWVSAPRKDDFSLDVDAAAEAIRTHKPHVVFITSPNNPTGNAVAREDVLALYEAAGPGAIVVVDEAYTEFSHGASLLELIEGRPNLVISRTMSKAFGAAGLRLGYLAADPAVVDAVQLVRLPYHLSAVNQATALAALEYTDTLLSYVEQLKAERDRVVAELETLGFDVTVADANFIQFGVFEDPHAVWQFVLDRGVLIRDNGVPGRLRVTVGTPEENDAFLDAAREVMKEFGA; encoded by the coding sequence GTGACCCGGATCGACGACCTCCCCGTACGGGACGAGCTGCGCGGCAAGTCCCCGTACGGCGCACCGCAGCTGGACGTGGCCGTCCGGCTGAACACGAACGAGAACCCCTATCCGCTGCCCGAGCCGCTCGTGCAGCGGATCGCCGAGCGCGTCGCGGACGCCGCCCGCAACCTCAACCGCTACCCGGACCGGGACGCGGTCGAGCTGCGCACCGAGCTCGCCCGCTACCTCACCCGCACCACCGGGTACGAGGTGACGTACGAGCAGGTCTGGGCGGCCAACGGGTCGAACGAGGTGCTCCAGCAGATCCTCCAGGCCTTCGGCGGCCCCGGCCGCACGGCCCTCGGCTTCGAGCCCTCGTACTCGATGCACCCGCTGCTCGCCCGCGGCACCAACACGGGCTGGGTCAGCGCCCCGCGCAAGGACGACTTCTCGCTGGACGTGGACGCCGCCGCCGAGGCGATCCGCACCCACAAGCCGCACGTCGTCTTCATCACCAGCCCCAACAACCCGACGGGCAACGCGGTGGCCCGCGAGGACGTCCTCGCCCTGTACGAGGCCGCAGGACCGGGCGCGATCGTCGTCGTCGACGAGGCGTACACCGAGTTCAGCCACGGCGCCTCGCTCCTCGAACTGATCGAGGGCCGGCCGAACCTCGTCATCTCCCGCACCATGTCGAAGGCCTTCGGTGCGGCCGGGCTGCGCCTCGGCTACCTCGCCGCCGACCCGGCCGTGGTCGACGCGGTGCAGCTGGTGCGTCTGCCCTACCACCTGTCGGCCGTCAACCAGGCGACGGCGCTCGCCGCCCTGGAGTACACCGACACGCTCCTGAGCTACGTGGAGCAGCTGAAGGCCGAGCGCGACCGCGTGGTCGCGGAGCTGGAGACGCTCGGCTTCGATGTGACCGTCGCCGACGCGAACTTCATCCAGTTCGGCGTCTTCGAGGACCCGCACGCCGTCTGGCAGTTCGTCCTCGACCGCGGCGTCCTGATCCGGGACAACGGCGTGCCCGGCAGGCTGCGCGTCACCGTCGGCACCCCCGAAGAGAACGACGCGTTCCTGGACGCGGCCCGTGAAGTGATGAAGGAGTTCGGCGCATGA
- the hisB gene encoding imidazoleglycerol-phosphate dehydratase HisB, with amino-acid sequence MSRVGRVERTTKETSVLVEIDLDGTGKVDVSTGVGFYDHMLDQLGRHGLFDLTVKTDGDLHIDSHHTIEDTALALGAAFKQALGDKVGIYRFGNCTVPLDESLAQVTVDLSGRPYLVHTEPENMAPMIGEYDTTMTRHILESFVAQAQIALHVHVPYGRNAHHIVECQFKALARALRYASERDPRAAGILPSTKGAL; translated from the coding sequence ATGAGCCGCGTAGGACGAGTAGAACGCACGACGAAGGAGACCTCCGTCCTCGTCGAGATCGACCTCGACGGGACCGGAAAGGTCGACGTGTCGACCGGGGTCGGCTTCTACGACCACATGCTCGACCAGCTCGGCCGCCACGGCCTGTTCGACCTCACGGTCAAGACCGACGGCGACCTGCACATCGACTCGCACCACACCATCGAGGACACCGCCCTCGCCCTCGGCGCCGCCTTCAAGCAGGCGCTCGGCGACAAGGTCGGCATCTACCGCTTCGGCAACTGCACGGTCCCGCTGGACGAGTCCCTCGCCCAGGTCACCGTCGACCTCTCCGGCCGCCCCTACCTCGTGCACACCGAGCCCGAGAACATGGCGCCGATGATCGGCGAGTACGACACGACGATGACCCGGCACATCCTGGAGTCCTTCGTCGCGCAGGCCCAGATCGCCCTGCACGTCCACGTCCCGTACGGGCGCAACGCGCACCACATCGTGGAGTGCCAGTTCAAGGCGCTGGCCCGGGCGCTGCGCTACGCCTCCGAGCGCGACCCGCGGGCGGCGGGCATCCTTCCCTCGACGAAGGGCGCCCTCTAG
- the hisH gene encoding imidazole glycerol phosphate synthase subunit HisH, which produces MTATPQKKIVVFDYGFGNVRSAERALARAGADVEITRDYDKAMNADGLLVPGVGAFASCMQGLKEARGDWIVGRRLSGGRPVMGICVGMQILFARGIEHGIESEGLDEWPGVVEPLKAEVVPHMGWNTVDAAQGSQLFAGLDTDERYYFVHSYAVQKWDLEVHNPNLRAPKVTWATYGEPFVAAVENGALWATQFHPEKSGDAGAQLLKNWISVL; this is translated from the coding sequence ATGACCGCCACACCACAGAAGAAGATCGTCGTCTTCGACTACGGGTTCGGCAACGTCCGCTCCGCCGAGCGGGCCCTGGCCCGCGCGGGCGCCGACGTCGAGATCACCCGTGACTACGACAAGGCCATGAACGCCGACGGGCTGCTCGTGCCCGGCGTCGGCGCGTTCGCCTCCTGCATGCAGGGCCTCAAGGAGGCGCGCGGCGACTGGATCGTCGGCCGCCGCCTGTCCGGCGGGCGCCCCGTGATGGGCATCTGCGTCGGCATGCAGATCCTGTTCGCGCGCGGCATCGAGCACGGCATCGAGAGCGAGGGCCTCGACGAGTGGCCGGGCGTCGTCGAGCCCCTCAAGGCCGAGGTCGTCCCGCACATGGGCTGGAACACGGTGGACGCCGCGCAGGGCTCCCAGCTGTTCGCCGGCCTCGACACCGACGAGCGTTACTACTTCGTGCACTCCTACGCGGTCCAGAAGTGGGACCTGGAAGTGCACAACCCGAACCTGCGCGCACCGAAGGTCACCTGGGCCACCTACGGCGAGCCGTTCGTGGCCGCCGTGGAGAACGGCGCACTGTGGGCCACGCAGTTCCACCCCGAGAAGTCCGGCGACGCCGGAGCGCAGCTGCTCAAGAACTGGATCTCCGTACTGTGA
- the priA gene encoding bifunctional 1-(5-phosphoribosyl)-5-((5-phosphoribosylamino)methylideneamino)imidazole-4-carboxamide isomerase/phosphoribosylanthranilate isomerase PriA produces MTASQHKLELLPAVDVRDGQAVRLVHGESGSETSYGSPLEAALAWQRAGAEWLHLVDLDAAFGTGDNRALISEVARAMDIKVELSGGIRDDDSLAAALATGATRVNIGTAALEDPEWVAKIIAEHGDQIAVGLDVRGTTLRGRGWTRDGGDLYETLARLDKEGCSRYVVTDIAKDGTLQGPNLELLRNVCAATDRPVVASGGVSSLDDLRAIAELVPLGVEGSIVGKALYAKAFTLEEALAAVSS; encoded by the coding sequence GTGACCGCATCCCAGCACAAGCTCGAACTCCTTCCCGCCGTCGACGTCCGCGACGGCCAGGCCGTCCGCCTCGTGCACGGCGAGTCCGGCTCCGAGACCTCCTACGGCTCCCCGCTGGAGGCCGCCCTCGCCTGGCAGCGCGCCGGCGCGGAGTGGCTGCACCTGGTCGACCTCGACGCCGCGTTCGGCACCGGTGACAACCGCGCGCTGATCTCCGAGGTCGCCCGCGCCATGGACATCAAGGTGGAGCTGTCCGGCGGCATCCGCGACGACGACTCCCTCGCCGCCGCCCTCGCCACCGGCGCCACCCGCGTCAACATCGGCACCGCCGCCCTGGAGGACCCCGAGTGGGTCGCCAAGATCATCGCCGAGCACGGCGACCAGATCGCGGTCGGCCTCGACGTGCGCGGCACGACCCTGCGCGGCCGCGGCTGGACCCGTGACGGCGGCGACCTGTACGAGACGCTGGCCCGCCTCGACAAGGAGGGCTGCTCCCGCTACGTCGTCACCGACATCGCCAAGGACGGCACGCTCCAGGGCCCGAACCTGGAGCTGCTGCGCAACGTGTGCGCGGCCACCGACCGCCCGGTCGTGGCCTCCGGCGGCGTCTCGTCCCTGGACGACCTGCGGGCCATCGCCGAGCTCGTCCCGCTCGGCGTCGAGGGCTCCATTGTCGGCAAGGCGCTGTACGCCAAGGCCTTCACCCTCGAAGAAGCCCTGGCGGCGGTCTCGTCATGA
- a CDS encoding RidA family protein produces MTGAVRRVQSGAPWEETFGYARAVELPTGLVLVSGCTSVVDGVIAAGGPYEQAMNAFAVAFDALGQLGLGREDVVRTRMYVTHARDTDEVGRAHKELFDTVRPAASMIIVSGFVDPSLVVEVEVEAFRSDSGAPSA; encoded by the coding sequence ATGACCGGTGCCGTGCGCCGCGTGCAGTCGGGGGCGCCGTGGGAGGAGACCTTCGGGTACGCGCGCGCCGTCGAACTGCCCACCGGTCTCGTCCTGGTCTCCGGCTGCACCTCGGTCGTCGACGGCGTGATCGCCGCCGGCGGCCCGTACGAGCAGGCGATGAACGCCTTCGCCGTCGCGTTCGACGCCCTCGGGCAGCTCGGCCTCGGCCGTGAGGACGTCGTGCGCACGCGCATGTACGTCACCCACGCGCGGGACACGGACGAGGTGGGCCGGGCCCACAAGGAGCTGTTCGACACCGTCCGCCCCGCCGCGTCCATGATCATCGTCTCCGGATTCGTCGACCCCAGCCTGGTCGTCGAGGTCGAGGTGGAGGCGTTCCGGTCCGATTCAGGAGCACCCTCAGCATGA
- the hisF gene encoding imidazole glycerol phosphate synthase subunit HisF → MSLAVRVIPCLDVDNGRVVKGVNFQNLRDAGDPVEMAKVYDAEGADELTFLDITASSGDRATTYDVVRRTAEQVFIPLTVGGGVRTADDVDKLLRAGADKVGVNTAAIARPDLIREIAERFGRQVLVLSVDARRTESGSFEVTTHGGRRSAGIDAVEWAHRAAELGAGEILLNSMDADGTKDGYDIEMIEAVRKHVSVPVIASGGAGRVEHFAPAVAAGADAVLAASVFHFGDLRIGDVKSALREAGHPVR, encoded by the coding sequence ATGAGCCTCGCCGTACGCGTCATCCCCTGCCTCGACGTGGACAACGGCCGCGTCGTCAAGGGCGTCAACTTCCAGAACCTGCGCGACGCGGGCGACCCCGTCGAGATGGCGAAGGTCTACGACGCCGAGGGCGCGGACGAGCTGACGTTCCTCGACATCACCGCGTCCTCCGGTGACCGCGCGACCACGTACGACGTGGTGCGGCGCACCGCCGAGCAGGTCTTCATCCCGCTCACCGTGGGCGGCGGCGTGCGCACCGCGGACGACGTCGACAAGCTGCTGCGGGCCGGCGCCGACAAGGTCGGCGTCAACACGGCGGCCATCGCCCGGCCGGACCTGATCCGGGAGATCGCCGAGCGCTTCGGCCGCCAGGTCCTGGTCCTCTCCGTGGACGCCCGCCGCACCGAGTCGGGCTCCTTCGAGGTGACGACCCACGGCGGGCGCCGCTCCGCCGGGATCGACGCGGTCGAGTGGGCACACCGGGCCGCCGAGCTGGGCGCGGGGGAGATCCTGCTCAACTCGATGGACGCCGACGGCACGAAGGACGGCTACGACATCGAGATGATCGAGGCCGTGCGCAAGCACGTGTCCGTGCCGGTGATCGCCTCCGGTGGCGCCGGACGCGTCGAGCACTTCGCGCCGGCCGTCGCGGCGGGCGCGGACGCGGTGCTCGCGGCGTCCGTCTTCCACTTCGGCGATCTGCGGATCGGCGACGTGAAGTCCGCGCTGCGCGAGGCGGGCCACCCGGTCCGGTAA
- a CDS encoding ArsR/SmtB family transcription factor has product MTEYRRITDLATLKAFGHPLRMRLYGALYMRGTATASHLAEELDDGTAVSLISYHLRKLAEHGLIEPAEPEGADGRERWWKPAQEALRIDSSDFRDTPEGSAAHTALSRVMYEQRRDHYLRFLDQRAGWSPDWQDAHDSSDFLARLTPAELKEMTAELHAVIDRYTQAGKAADPEGRETVAVHLYAFPLRNA; this is encoded by the coding sequence ATGACGGAATACCGCCGCATCACCGATCTCGCCACGCTGAAGGCCTTCGGGCACCCGCTGCGCATGCGCCTCTACGGCGCGCTCTACATGCGCGGCACCGCCACCGCCTCGCACCTCGCCGAGGAGCTCGACGACGGCACGGCGGTCTCCCTCATCAGCTACCACCTGCGCAAGCTCGCCGAGCACGGCCTCATCGAGCCCGCCGAGCCCGAGGGCGCCGACGGCCGCGAGCGCTGGTGGAAGCCCGCGCAGGAAGCCCTGCGCATCGACAGCTCCGACTTCCGCGACACCCCCGAGGGCTCCGCGGCCCACACCGCGCTGTCCCGCGTCATGTACGAGCAGCGCCGTGACCACTACCTGCGCTTCCTCGACCAGCGCGCCGGCTGGAGCCCCGACTGGCAGGACGCCCACGACAGCTCCGACTTCCTGGCCCGGCTCACCCCCGCCGAGCTCAAGGAGATGACCGCCGAACTGCACGCCGTCATCGACCGGTACACACAGGCGGGCAAGGCCGCCGACCCCGAGGGCCGCGAGACCGTCGCCGTGCACCTGTACGCCTTCCCGCTGAGGAACGCGTGA
- a CDS encoding MFS transporter codes for MAALLDARAARRRFVAVNFLFWFPVGLSIPVQVLLLVDRGVSVATVAALFAVHSLTAAALELPTGGLSDVIGRRAVLAASGVLAVVAITLTALATATWVFALAMFLKGAGRALNSGPAEAWYVDTVHADLGPDADLRDGLARGSAASSVALALGTILGGLVPWLLGLGPDLGARLERATGGLVTPLSVPLLAGATCCVLYVVHVLVALPEPPRPSTGLRAVLADVPRTARAGIRLATRDVMVRRIMLTMAAAGSALGVVELLTPSRSADATGGASSGAVLYAGLACAGFTATALGNRLSPWVARVARSGERAILAAELTMLLGLAVLCATAATDTAAPAVAGYVLVYVGLGLASPCLNDFLHRRTDSSGRATALSVQSLALQLAGALSGLVAGALPGGPAAWLPGVVGVSAGALLWLRARTTPKATPAEAAPDSESPVGGETSGAPARGAVEAPR; via the coding sequence ATGGCCGCCCTCCTCGACGCGCGGGCCGCGCGCCGCCGCTTCGTCGCGGTCAACTTCCTGTTCTGGTTCCCCGTCGGCCTCTCCATCCCCGTACAGGTACTGCTCCTCGTCGACCGGGGCGTGTCCGTCGCGACCGTCGCCGCCCTGTTCGCCGTGCACTCCCTGACGGCCGCCGCGCTGGAGCTGCCCACCGGAGGGCTCTCCGACGTCATAGGCCGGCGTGCCGTGCTCGCCGCCTCCGGCGTGCTCGCCGTCGTCGCGATCACCCTGACCGCCCTGGCCACCGCCACCTGGGTGTTCGCCCTCGCCATGTTCCTCAAGGGCGCCGGACGCGCCCTCAACAGCGGGCCCGCCGAGGCCTGGTACGTCGACACCGTGCACGCGGACCTCGGCCCCGACGCCGACCTGCGCGACGGCCTCGCCCGCGGCTCCGCCGCCTCCTCCGTCGCCCTCGCCCTCGGCACGATCCTCGGCGGCCTCGTGCCCTGGCTGCTCGGCCTCGGCCCCGACCTGGGCGCCCGGCTGGAGCGCGCCACCGGCGGCCTCGTCACGCCGCTGTCCGTGCCGCTCCTCGCGGGCGCCACCTGCTGCGTGCTCTACGTCGTCCACGTCCTGGTCGCCCTGCCCGAGCCGCCGCGCCCGTCGACCGGCCTGCGCGCCGTCCTCGCCGACGTGCCGCGCACCGCCCGCGCCGGCATCCGGCTCGCCACCCGCGACGTCATGGTCCGGCGCATCATGCTCACCATGGCCGCCGCCGGAAGCGCCCTCGGCGTCGTCGAACTGCTCACCCCGTCCCGCTCCGCCGACGCGACCGGCGGCGCCTCCTCGGGCGCCGTCCTCTACGCCGGTCTGGCCTGCGCCGGATTCACCGCCACCGCGCTCGGAAACCGGCTCTCCCCCTGGGTGGCCCGCGTCGCCCGGAGCGGGGAGCGCGCCATCCTCGCCGCCGAGCTGACCATGCTGCTCGGCCTGGCCGTGCTCTGCGCGACCGCCGCGACCGACACCGCCGCCCCGGCCGTCGCCGGCTACGTCCTCGTCTACGTGGGCCTGGGCCTCGCCTCGCCCTGCCTCAACGACTTCCTGCACCGGCGCACCGACAGCTCCGGCCGCGCCACCGCGCTCTCCGTGCAGTCGCTCGCCCTCCAGCTGGCCGGCGCCCTCAGCGGCCTCGTCGCGGGCGCCCTGCCCGGCGGCCCCGCCGCCTGGCTGCCCGGCGTCGTGGGCGTGAGCGCCGGAGCCCTGCTCTGGCTCCGCGCCCGCACCACTCCGAAGGCCACGCCGGCCGAGGCCGCGCCGGACAGCGAGAGCCCCGTCGGCGGAGAGACGTCGGGTGCGCCCGCACGCGGTGCCGTGGAAGCGCCCCGATAG
- a CDS encoding TIGR03085 family metal-binding protein, which translates to MSTHAKRERLLLADLLEAAGPEAPTLCEGWNARDLAAHVVVRERRPDAAGGAFVKPLAARLERVQAEFADKPYEELIQLIRTGPPRFSPFSVKQIDEAANAVEFYVHAEDVRRAQKDWSPRELDPVFSDVLWSRLEKMARVMGRKLPVGLVLRRPDGRTAVAHRGTPVVTVTGEPPELLMFTMGRQSSAKVQVEGDEAAITRLSETKALGI; encoded by the coding sequence ATGTCGACCCATGCCAAGCGTGAACGGCTCCTGCTGGCCGATCTGTTGGAGGCCGCGGGCCCTGAGGCCCCGACCCTGTGCGAGGGCTGGAACGCCCGGGACCTCGCCGCCCATGTGGTGGTGCGCGAGCGCCGTCCGGACGCGGCGGGCGGCGCGTTCGTGAAGCCGCTGGCCGCGCGTCTGGAGCGGGTGCAGGCCGAGTTCGCGGACAAGCCGTACGAGGAGCTGATCCAGCTCATCCGCACCGGTCCGCCGCGGTTCTCCCCGTTCTCGGTGAAGCAGATCGACGAGGCGGCGAACGCGGTGGAGTTCTACGTCCACGCGGAGGACGTCCGCCGGGCGCAGAAGGACTGGAGCCCGCGGGAGCTGGATCCGGTGTTCTCGGACGTGCTCTGGTCCCGGCTGGAGAAGATGGCGCGGGTGATGGGCCGCAAGCTGCCGGTGGGCCTGGTGCTGCGCCGCCCGGACGGCCGGACGGCGGTCGCGCACCGCGGCACCCCGGTGGTGACGGTGACCGGGGAGCCGCCGGAGCTGCTGATGTTCACCATGGGCCGTCAGTCCTCGGCGAAGGTGCAGGTCGAGGGCGACGAGGCGGCGATCACGCGGCTGAGCGAGACGAAGGCGCTGGGGATCTAG
- the hisI gene encoding phosphoribosyl-AMP cyclohydrolase, whose amino-acid sequence MTSASRPSDLDPAVAARLKRSPDGLVPAIAQQYDTGEVLMLGWMDDEALHRTLTTGRATYWSRSRQEYWVKGDTSGHVQHVKAVALDCDADTVLVKVDQVGAACHTGTRTCFDSDVLPLSQ is encoded by the coding sequence ATGACCAGCGCCTCCCGCCCCAGCGACCTCGACCCGGCCGTCGCCGCCCGCCTCAAGCGCAGCCCCGACGGCCTCGTCCCCGCCATCGCCCAGCAGTACGACACCGGCGAGGTGCTCATGCTCGGCTGGATGGACGACGAGGCGCTGCACCGCACGCTCACCACGGGCCGCGCCACCTACTGGTCGCGCAGCCGTCAGGAGTACTGGGTCAAGGGCGACACCTCCGGTCACGTCCAGCACGTGAAGGCCGTCGCCCTCGACTGCGACGCCGACACCGTCCTCGTCAAGGTCGACCAGGTCGGCGCCGCCTGCCACACCGGCACGCGCACCTGCTTCGACTCCGACGTCCTCCCCCTCAGCCAGTAA